A DNA window from Calliphora vicina chromosome 1, idCalVici1.1, whole genome shotgun sequence contains the following coding sequences:
- the LOC135948685 gene encoding uncharacterized protein LOC135948685 isoform X2, with protein MERRGRIPVAKFRTQEGKTRSRSRVREPDYNEQDPETDLFTLLEDNIALKEENKALKLQLEDHKKIQNELLEDNTKLSDEMDLLKKQHLELDVEIKGLTTKFNKVQNERNALDKLHKMKVENINGLQQELQLLQDRQQNFSTNLHCSHSLKSKIVKMLPLLSGNNDMESIIDVDTTMATPLTSDLVEKIVDEFLVLKNSMNSVELQLYEANEKISELIENQHHLEEENETLRTENTNLTKVAKLLTENMKESVETSRKMESALIKLKQRNDELTAKTRDLTDGPSSPTSTTTTTPIPSPSPTTIKTNEEFEQIKDEVETQNRDHNERIVEMVLTL; from the exons atgGAACGTAGAGGACGCATACCTGTGGCGAAATTTCGCACACAGGAAGGTAAAACCCGCAGTCGCAGTAGGGTACGAGAACCGGACTATAATGAGCAAGATCCCGAAACCGATTTATTTACTCTGCTAGAGGATAATATAGCCTTAAAAGAGGAAAATAAAGCTCTTAAATTACAATTGGAAGATC ataaaaaaatacaaaatgaattgCTAGAAGATAATACAAAACTTTCCGATGAAATGGATCTACTAAAGAAACAACATTTGGAATTAGATGTGGAAATCAAGGGCTTGACaactaaatttaataaagtGCAAAATGAGCGTAATGCCTTGGATAAATTGCATAAAATGAAAGTGGAAAATATTAATGG TTTACAACAAGAATTGCAATTATTGCAAGACCGCCAACAGAATTTCTCCACCAACCTGCATTGCTCTCACagtttaaaatcgaaaatagtgAAAATGTTGCCATTGCTCAGTGGCAACAATGATATGGAAAGCATTATAGATGTTGATACCACAATGGCAACTCCCTTGACCAGTGATTTGGTGGAGAAAATTGTTGATGAATTtttagtgttgaaaaattctatgAATTCAGTTGAGCTGCAATTATATGAAGCCAATGAAAAAATATCCGAACTAATTGAAAAt CAACATCATTTAGAAGAAGAAAATGAAACCTTGCGTACTGAGAATACAAATCTCACTAAAGTGGCTAAACTTTTAACCGAAAATATGAAAGAAAGTGTAGAGACTAGTAGAAA aaTGGAGTCTGCTTTAATTAAGTTGAAACAACGTAATGACGAACTGACAGCTAAAACACGCGATCTAACCGATGGTCCCTCATCTCCCACATCGACAACGACAACTACACCAATACCCTCACCCTCACCCACCACCATCAAAACAAATGAAGAATTTGAGCAAATTAAAGATGAAGTTGAAACACAAAATCGTGATCATAACGAACGTATTGTTGAGATG